A region from the Musa acuminata AAA Group cultivar baxijiao chromosome BXJ1-10, Cavendish_Baxijiao_AAA, whole genome shotgun sequence genome encodes:
- the LOC135595590 gene encoding gibberellin 2-beta-dioxygenase 8-like, with amino-acid sequence MPPMQSPHLPLLHRRLLRPILTTMESTKEEADVEDDQAAAADLSYPPVFLQSRGAGRLPASLCTSAAVIDVPVLDLHRLDPVGLRGACRDWGLFRLVHHGIPPPLSAALQAQARDLLSLPFDAKRARFSSPGLAYFWGTPALTLHVKDLNWLEGLHIPLGRLSSSSSAAEFDGLETFWSLVDEYKQHMARIARTLFEALAADLKLDAWVSASYLNEHDGTFRIYRYPKCARADDYFAMEAHTDSSVLSVVNQDDVGGLQVLRGGGWFCVEPIADTLIVNLGDIMQAISDDEYKSVEHRVTVNRSKERISLCYFGFPMEDGVITSSRYREFTYREFKEQVQEDIKLSGAKVGLGRFKINNES; translated from the exons ATGCCTCCCATGCAATCACCACACTTACCCCTCCTGCATCGCCGCCTCCTCCGACCAATCCTCACTACCATGGAATCCACCAAGGAAGAAGCAGATGTAGAAGACGATCAAGCGGCGGCGGCCGACCTCTCGTACCCACCCGTCTTCCTCCAGTCCAGAGGCGCCGGCCGTCTCCCCGCTTCGCTATGCACCAGCGCCGCGGTGATCGACGTCCCCGTGTTGGACCTGCATCGCCTGGATCCGGTCGGGCTGCGCGGCGCGTGCCGTGACTGGGGGCTGTTCCGGCTGGTCCACCACGGCATCCCGCCGCCGCTGTCGGCCGCGCTACAGGCCCAAGCCAGGGACCTCCTCTCCCTCCCTTTCGACGCCAAGAGGGCGCGGTTCTCCTCCCCCGGCCTCGCCTACTTCTGGGGCACGCCGGCGCTCACGCTCCACGTCAAGGACCTCAACTGGCTCGAGGGCCTCCATATCCCTCTCGGCCGCCTAAGCTCCAGCAGTTCCGCCGCCGAATTCGACGGCCTCGAGACCTTCTG GTCTTTGGTGGATGAGTACAAGCAACACATGGCTCGCATCGCAAGAACACTGTTCGAAGCCTTGGCAGCCGATCTCAAGCTCGACGCCTGGGTGTCAGCTTCCTACCTGAATGAACACGACGGCACGTTTCGGATCTACCGGTACCCCAAGTGCGCCAGAGCCGACGACTACTTCGCCATGGAGGCCCACACGGACAGCTCGGTGTTGTCCGTCGTCAACCAGGACGACGTCGGCGGCCTGCAGGTCCTGCGCGGCGGCGGCTGGTTCTGCGTGGAGCCGATCGCCGACACGCTTATCGTGAACTTGGGGGACATAATGCAG GCGATCAGCGATGACGAGTACAAGAGTGTGGAGCACAGGGTGACGGTGAACAGGAGCAAGGAGAGAATCTCACTCTGCTACTTCGGCTTCCCGATGGAGGATGGCGTGATCACCAGCTCGAGGTACAGGGAGTTCACTTACAGGGAGTTCAAGGAGCAAGTGCAAGAAGACATCAAGCTCTCCGGGGCCAAAGTAGGGCTGGGGCGATTCAAGATCAACAATGAAAGCTGA